A single Curtobacterium sp. MCJR17_020 DNA region contains:
- a CDS encoding PucR family transcriptional regulator: protein MPATLRSLLHRADLRLRPLTDAASGALDAPLSWLHSSDLEDPTPFLADGQGLLTTGTQFGAEAEVPQEVAGPYVRRLVERGVVALGFGTEVVRAGTPDALVAACSQYGLPLFEVPYETSFIAVAQANAEAVARDANARNAWALAAQRAISLAAMRPDGLGATIAELSGQLDGWVGLFDVSGRLDRGHPADGVPAQDLELLRTEALRLLRAGQRASLPVTTEHHTGFTLQTLGSGGHLSGVLAIANGGALDRAGREVVTSVIALAGLALQQNRELARARGLLRTGLLTMLSVGDPEVVQSTSREVWGPLPAEPVRIAALDVDDHDLDTVVDLLELWVQDRPGQLFFAVDDALFLCVSADDTAIVEELVGRFDLRAGLSDGAAYRSFGRARTEAVQALDRRREGRPGTTEFGDLAREGVLAHLAHVDVDAGAVARAFLAPLLEHDRSAGTELTRTVRAWLEQNCEYDRAAQVLGIHRHTARSRVEHAGRLLDRDLTVFATRADLWAAFVVEGA, encoded by the coding sequence ATGCCCGCGACGCTGCGTTCCCTGTTGCACCGTGCCGACCTCCGCCTCCGCCCGCTGACCGACGCGGCCTCGGGCGCCCTCGACGCCCCGCTGTCGTGGCTGCACAGCTCCGACCTCGAGGACCCGACGCCGTTCCTGGCCGACGGGCAGGGACTGCTGACCACGGGCACCCAGTTCGGCGCCGAAGCCGAGGTCCCGCAGGAGGTCGCCGGCCCCTACGTCCGCCGACTCGTCGAGCGAGGCGTCGTCGCACTCGGGTTCGGCACCGAGGTCGTCCGCGCCGGCACCCCGGACGCCCTCGTCGCCGCCTGTTCGCAGTACGGACTCCCCTTGTTCGAGGTGCCCTACGAGACCTCGTTCATCGCGGTCGCGCAGGCGAACGCCGAAGCGGTCGCCCGCGACGCGAACGCCCGGAACGCCTGGGCCCTCGCCGCGCAGCGGGCGATCTCGCTCGCGGCGATGCGGCCGGACGGGCTCGGGGCCACGATCGCCGAGCTCTCCGGGCAGCTCGACGGCTGGGTCGGGCTCTTCGACGTGTCGGGACGGCTCGACCGCGGGCACCCGGCGGACGGCGTGCCCGCCCAGGACCTCGAGCTGCTCCGGACCGAGGCACTGCGCCTGCTGCGCGCGGGACAGCGGGCGAGCCTGCCGGTGACCACCGAGCACCACACCGGGTTCACCCTGCAGACCCTCGGCAGCGGGGGCCACCTGAGCGGCGTGCTCGCGATCGCCAACGGCGGCGCACTCGACCGCGCCGGTCGCGAGGTGGTGACGTCCGTCATCGCCCTCGCCGGACTCGCGCTGCAGCAGAACCGTGAGCTGGCCCGGGCACGCGGGCTCCTGCGCACCGGCCTGCTCACCATGCTCTCGGTCGGCGATCCGGAGGTGGTCCAGTCGACGTCGCGCGAGGTCTGGGGTCCCCTGCCCGCCGAACCCGTCCGGATCGCGGCCCTCGACGTCGACGACCACGACCTCGACACCGTCGTCGACCTGCTCGAACTGTGGGTGCAGGACCGGCCCGGACAGCTCTTCTTCGCCGTCGACGACGCCCTCTTCCTGTGCGTGAGCGCCGACGACACCGCGATCGTCGAGGAACTGGTCGGGCGCTTCGACCTGCGGGCCGGCCTGTCGGACGGTGCCGCGTACCGGTCGTTCGGCCGCGCGCGCACCGAGGCCGTGCAGGCCCTGGACCGTCGGCGCGAAGGACGACCGGGCACCACCGAGTTCGGCGACCTCGCCCGGGAAGGCGTCCTCGCACACCTGGCCCACGTGGACGTCGACGCCGGAGCCGTCGCCCGCGCGTTCCTCGCTCCCCTGCTCGAACACGACCGGTCGGCGGGCACCGAGCTCACCCGCACCGTCCGCGCCTGGCTCGAGCAGAACTGCGAGTACGACCGCGCCGCCCAGGTGCTCGGCATCCACCGCCACACCGCACGCTCCCGGGTCGAGCACGCCGGCCGGCTCCTGGACCGCGACCTCACCGTCTTCGCGACCCGTGCCGACCTGTGGGCGGCCTTCGTCGTCGAGGGCGCGTGA
- the gabT gene encoding 4-aminobutyrate--2-oxoglutarate transaminase — protein sequence MPSTAAPSISAPTGGPSLPQERRLVTAVPGPRSRELMARKAGAVAAGVGVAVPIAVVAAGGGVVVDADDNSFVDLGSGIAVTSVGNAHPGVVAAVTEQVAAFTHTCFTIAAYDGYVAVAEALNRLTPGDHDKRTALFNSGAEAVENAVKIARKHTGRQAVVVFDHAYHGRTNLTMALTAKNQPYKDGFGPFAPEVYRVPMSYPFHDGLSGSEAAKRAISQIEKQVGAANTAALLIEPIQGEGGFVVPAPGFLAALSEWTTANGVVLIADEVQTGFARTGSMFASEHEGIVPDVVTTAKGMAGGLPLSAVTGRAEIMDSAHVGGLGGTYGGNPIACAAALAAIDAFEHDGLIDRAREIGDVLLGRLRAAQTTDPRIGDVRGRGAMVAMELVDPATGEPDAALTGKVVRSAFEHGVIALTAGTYGNVVRFLPPLSIDDALLHEGLDVVLEGLATA from the coding sequence ATGCCCTCCACCGCAGCACCCTCGATCAGTGCGCCCACCGGCGGCCCCTCGCTGCCCCAGGAACGACGGCTCGTCACGGCCGTCCCAGGCCCGCGATCACGCGAGCTCATGGCGCGGAAGGCCGGAGCCGTCGCGGCCGGGGTCGGGGTCGCCGTGCCGATCGCCGTCGTCGCAGCCGGTGGCGGGGTCGTCGTGGACGCGGACGACAACTCGTTCGTCGACCTGGGGTCCGGGATCGCCGTGACCAGCGTCGGCAACGCGCACCCCGGCGTCGTCGCCGCGGTCACCGAGCAGGTCGCTGCCTTCACCCACACGTGCTTCACGATCGCCGCCTACGACGGGTACGTCGCGGTCGCCGAGGCACTCAACCGGCTGACCCCCGGTGACCACGACAAGCGCACGGCGCTGTTCAACTCCGGCGCAGAGGCCGTCGAGAACGCCGTGAAGATCGCGCGCAAGCACACCGGCCGGCAGGCCGTCGTGGTGTTCGACCACGCGTACCACGGCCGCACGAACCTCACGATGGCGCTCACCGCGAAGAACCAGCCCTACAAGGACGGCTTCGGCCCGTTCGCGCCCGAGGTCTACCGGGTGCCGATGTCCTACCCGTTCCACGACGGCCTCTCCGGATCCGAGGCGGCGAAGCGCGCGATCAGCCAGATCGAGAAGCAGGTCGGCGCGGCGAACACCGCGGCGCTGCTCATCGAGCCGATCCAGGGGGAGGGCGGCTTCGTCGTCCCCGCGCCCGGGTTCCTCGCCGCCCTGTCCGAGTGGACCACGGCGAACGGCGTCGTGCTCATCGCCGACGAGGTGCAGACCGGCTTCGCGCGCACCGGGTCGATGTTCGCGAGCGAGCACGAGGGGATCGTGCCGGACGTCGTCACGACCGCGAAGGGCATGGCCGGTGGTCTGCCACTGTCCGCCGTGACGGGGCGCGCCGAGATCATGGACTCCGCGCACGTCGGCGGGCTCGGCGGCACCTACGGCGGCAACCCGATCGCCTGCGCCGCCGCCCTCGCCGCGATCGACGCGTTCGAGCACGACGGGCTGATCGACCGAGCCCGCGAGATCGGGGACGTGCTGCTCGGACGACTCCGTGCCGCGCAGACGACCGACCCGCGGATCGGTGACGTCCGCGGACGCGGCGCGATGGTCGCGATGGAACTCGTGGACCCCGCGACCGGCGAACCGGACGCAGCACTGACCGGGAAGGTGGTGCGGTCCGCGTTCGAGCACGGCGTCATCGCGCTGACCGCCGGCACGTACGGCAACGTCGTCCGGTTCCTGCCCCCACTGTCGATCGACGACGCCCTGCTCCACGAGGGACTCGACGTCGTCCTGGAAGGACTCGCAACAGCATGA
- a CDS encoding NAD-dependent succinate-semialdehyde dehydrogenase: protein MTTGTTTAPAADRTDAERELLARVPTGLLVDGAWQPSADGRTFAVVDPATGETLLDIADATPEDGVRALDAAEAAKSGWASTPPRHRAELLRRAFDLLQERREEFALLMTLEMGKPLAEARGEVAYGGEFLRWFSEEAVRIGGSYGTNPEGTGRATVSHKPVGPAFLITPWNFPLAMATRKIAPALAAGCTVVVKPAELTPLTTLLFVDLLREVGLPAGVVNVVQTTRAADVSGPVIADPRLRKLSFTGSTPVGRTLLAQAAQNVLRTSMELGGNAPFLVFADADLDLAVEGALAAKFRNTGQACTAANRFLVHEDVVDEFTRRVTARVEAMRVGRGTEDGVAIGPLIDDRAVDKAHRLVTDALDRGATLRTGGHPVDGPGTFYAPTVLTDVQPGSDLLRDEIFGPVLAIRTFRTEDEAVAAANDTEYGLVGYAFTEDPARGQRLMERLETGMLGLNTGVVSNASAPFGGVKQSGLGREGGGEGIAEYLETMYTLTPDPFRSTTTEGAAR from the coding sequence ATGACCACCGGCACCACCACCGCCCCTGCGGCCGACCGCACCGACGCCGAACGCGAGCTGCTCGCCCGCGTCCCCACGGGCCTCCTGGTCGACGGCGCCTGGCAGCCGTCGGCCGACGGCCGGACCTTCGCCGTCGTCGACCCCGCCACCGGCGAGACGCTGCTCGACATCGCCGACGCAACCCCCGAGGACGGTGTCCGAGCGCTCGACGCCGCGGAAGCAGCGAAGTCGGGCTGGGCGAGCACACCGCCGCGGCACCGCGCCGAGCTGCTCCGTCGCGCGTTCGACCTGCTGCAGGAACGGCGCGAGGAGTTCGCGCTGCTCATGACGCTCGAGATGGGCAAGCCGCTCGCCGAGGCCCGCGGCGAGGTCGCGTACGGCGGGGAGTTCCTGCGCTGGTTCTCGGAGGAAGCGGTCCGGATCGGCGGCTCGTACGGCACCAACCCGGAGGGCACCGGCCGTGCCACCGTCTCGCACAAGCCCGTCGGCCCCGCGTTCCTCATCACGCCGTGGAACTTCCCGCTGGCGATGGCGACCCGGAAGATCGCACCGGCGCTCGCCGCCGGATGCACGGTCGTCGTGAAGCCGGCCGAGCTCACGCCGCTCACGACCCTGCTGTTCGTCGACCTGCTGCGCGAGGTCGGTCTGCCCGCCGGCGTGGTCAACGTGGTGCAGACCACGCGCGCCGCCGACGTCTCCGGGCCGGTGATCGCCGACCCCCGGCTCCGGAAGCTGTCCTTCACGGGCTCGACGCCGGTCGGACGCACACTGCTCGCCCAGGCGGCGCAGAACGTGCTCCGGACGAGCATGGAGCTCGGTGGCAACGCCCCGTTCCTGGTGTTCGCCGACGCCGACCTCGACCTGGCCGTGGAGGGCGCGCTCGCCGCCAAGTTCCGCAACACCGGGCAGGCCTGCACCGCCGCGAACCGGTTCCTGGTGCACGAGGACGTCGTCGACGAGTTCACGCGCCGGGTGACCGCACGCGTCGAGGCCATGCGGGTCGGACGCGGCACCGAGGACGGCGTCGCCATCGGACCGCTCATCGACGACCGCGCCGTCGACAAGGCGCACCGCCTGGTCACCGACGCGCTCGACCGCGGGGCGACGCTCCGCACCGGCGGACACCCGGTCGACGGCCCCGGCACCTTCTACGCGCCCACGGTCCTGACCGACGTGCAGCCCGGCAGCGACCTGCTCCGCGACGAGATCTTCGGACCCGTCCTGGCGATCCGGACCTTCCGGACCGAGGACGAGGCCGTGGCCGCCGCCAACGACACCGAGTACGGTCTGGTCGGCTACGCGTTCACCGAGGATCCGGCCCGTGGCCAGCGCCTGATGGAGCGGCTCGAGACCGGCATGCTCGGACTCAACACCGGGGTCGTCTCGAACGCGTCGGCCCCGTTCGGCGGGGTGAAGCAGTCCGGCCTCGGCCGCGAGGGCGGCGGCGAGGGCATCGCCGAGTACCTCGAGACCATGTACACGCTGACCCCGGACCCGTTCCGGAGCACCACCACCGAAGGAGCAGCACGATGA
- a CDS encoding NAD(P)/FAD-dependent oxidoreductase has product MIESDVVVIGAGVTGLTAANRLRAAGLTVTVLEARDRVGGRTWTNDIDGVTLEIGGQWVSPDQTALLETLDELGLDTYDRYREGSSVYVDAEGTRTEYTGDIFPLPEATANEIERLVTVVDEYVAAVDPARPWESPHAAALDEVSFRAWLHTLSDDRVATDNVELFIAGAMLTKPAHAFSALQALLMAASAGSFTNLVDADFILDKRVVGGMQQVSERLADRLGDAVHLDAPVRTLRWTDDGVVALADGGLEVHARQALVAVPPPLYSRISYEPPLPRRQHQLHQHLSMGFVIKVHAVYDRPFWRGAGLSGTAFSPYEVVHEAYDNTEHGSEQGTLVGFVSDQHADDLFALSAEERKARVLGSLAHYYGDEALRPVVYYESDWGTEEWTRGAYAASFDLGGLVRYGADQRAAVGPIRFASSDLAGQGYQHVDGAVRIGREVADEILAVTPVAAGSGAAASSV; this is encoded by the coding sequence ATGATCGAGAGCGACGTCGTCGTCATCGGAGCCGGTGTCACCGGCCTGACCGCCGCGAACCGCCTGCGCGCCGCGGGACTGACCGTCACGGTGCTCGAGGCGCGCGACCGCGTGGGCGGCCGCACCTGGACGAACGACATCGACGGGGTCACCCTCGAGATCGGTGGCCAGTGGGTCTCGCCCGACCAGACCGCACTGCTCGAGACCCTCGACGAGCTCGGACTCGACACCTACGACCGGTACCGCGAGGGCTCGAGCGTCTACGTCGACGCCGAGGGCACCCGCACCGAGTACACCGGCGACATCTTCCCGTTGCCCGAGGCGACGGCGAACGAGATCGAGCGACTCGTGACGGTCGTCGACGAGTACGTCGCGGCGGTCGACCCGGCGCGCCCGTGGGAGTCCCCGCACGCGGCGGCACTCGACGAGGTCTCCTTCCGCGCCTGGCTCCACACGCTGAGCGACGACCGCGTCGCCACCGACAACGTCGAACTGTTCATCGCCGGGGCCATGCTCACGAAGCCGGCACACGCGTTCTCGGCACTGCAGGCCCTGCTGATGGCCGCCTCGGCCGGCAGCTTCACGAACCTGGTCGACGCCGACTTCATCCTGGACAAGCGGGTCGTCGGCGGCATGCAGCAGGTGTCGGAGCGACTCGCGGACCGCCTCGGTGACGCCGTGCACCTCGACGCGCCGGTGCGCACCCTCCGCTGGACCGACGACGGGGTCGTCGCGCTCGCCGACGGCGGTCTCGAGGTCCACGCCCGGCAGGCGCTCGTCGCCGTGCCGCCGCCCCTGTACTCGCGGATCTCGTACGAACCCCCGCTGCCCCGTCGCCAGCACCAGCTGCACCAGCACCTGTCGATGGGCTTCGTCATCAAGGTGCACGCCGTCTACGACCGGCCGTTCTGGCGCGGCGCCGGGCTCTCCGGCACGGCGTTCAGCCCGTACGAGGTCGTGCACGAGGCGTACGACAACACCGAGCACGGATCGGAGCAGGGCACGTTGGTCGGGTTCGTCTCCGACCAGCACGCCGACGACCTCTTCGCGCTGTCGGCCGAGGAGCGGAAGGCCCGAGTGCTCGGTTCGCTCGCCCACTACTACGGCGACGAGGCCCTGCGCCCGGTCGTGTACTACGAGAGCGACTGGGGCACCGAGGAGTGGACCCGCGGCGCCTACGCGGCGAGCTTCGACCTGGGCGGGCTCGTCCGCTACGGCGCCGACCAGCGTGCAGCCGTCGGTCCGATCCGGTTCGCGTCGAGCGACCTGGCCGGGCAGGGCTACCAGCACGTCGACGGTGCGGTGCGGATCGGACGTGAGGTCGCCGACGAGATCCTGGCCGTGACCCCGGTCGCCGCCGGCTCGGGCGCTGCCGCCTCGTCCGTCTGA